The sequence TACATAACCGTAGGACACacacatctttcaaaaaatAGAAACTTGTTCTAGCCTCTTCATCACCTCGTTCACCACATGCTTATAAAAACCACACACCCGGAGCCAAGGGGATTCGGAATATACAACCTCATAAAGCTGATCTGATTTATACCTGATCCAAAGGATGACCCAAAACACATGTAAATGTGGCACAACGCTAAGGTTCCAACCTAAGTTTGAGCAAGAATGGAGTACCAGTGCCATATGATCGCTCAATAGGGCACACTATGTTTGTATCTACCTGGTTCTATTGGACATGAATGTGAACCAAGTTCTAAAGGTAGCCACAAATTGGTTGTCAAGTAAGGCACTTAACGGAAGCAATAGGTTCCAAAATAAGCCATCGAGTTAATTTTAAAATGACCATGAACGAGCTGTCAAATTAAGAAATGAGAGCTATGTGTACCAACTGAAAGCAATGTGTACCAACTGAAAGCAAAtatttcaatatatatatatatatatatatatatatatatagagagagagagagagagagagagagagaccataCACAGTTAGCCACATAACATACACCACAAAAGCTGTTCATAGTAAGAACCAAGTTTCAAAGATAGACACGAATCAGTTGCCAAGTAAGGCACTTGATGAAAGCAATAGGTGCCAGACCAACCTATAGAACTATGAGGATATCCACAAATAGTTTGCCATGTTAAGTAACAAGAGCCAAATGTACTAACCGAAAGCAAAGACGTTACCATATCATACTTAATCACCTAGCAAAACAATGCAAGAAGCTTTTACATGGATCCATACTCCTCTCCCAATATCAGCTAAAATGAGGACGAGCATGCATGCAAAAACCGTAGAACATGCATATGTTTTCTACGTCTCCTAAGACCAACCACAACGTGTGCTTAAAGCCGGTACTTGAAGGAATATTCCCTTGCAAGCACAAAAGCACAACGCTATACCCACCGGTGCAAGTAGATGCACCAATgcttgaggataaaataatgATGTGGGCCTACAATCAACCACCTCCCGCAGGCGGAGCAAAGAGATGTGGCGCGAGAGGTTGAGACGGAAGCGGCGAAGTCCTTGCCTCCGGCATGGCGGTCGGATGGGACGACGTTGTGGGGCAGTGTGTGCCTTCGTGGGGGGCTTCTTGACTGACGGCGGTGACTGGAGACAAGCCGGCGACGGTCATGGTGGTGGCAGTGGCGTGGAGTCAATACAAAACAGCGGCGCTAACGGAAATGGTGGCGGCTCTCTGGATGCCTGAAGCCACACACCGCAAGGAAAACCAAAATCTAGCACCGAGTGATGTGGCAGTGAGATGAAGCTTCAGACCTCATGGACGCTGTCGCTGTGGCTGGCCTAGTCACAGAACCACGCAAGCCAGTCACGAGTCACGACGAAATCTCGACCAAGTAATGAGTTCACACCACTGGGCCACCGCCCCGATCCGATCCGGACCGTCGCTCGCCCGATCGGACGCCCCGAAAACACGCGCAGCGCGAAGCGCCCTGGCCCGAGCTGGACCAGGAAAGAATTCAGCCTGATCCTGAGGTGCTACATGCCAAAAGAAAGTGGCAAAAAGGGCAAAAGGAAGTGAGGGGACGGCGCCAGCTGCccagaggagggaggaggggacggcgacggcgacgcgcCGAGGGAAAAAGTCGAGCGAGGAAGCGAATCAAAAAACGAACCCCTGAGGCCACAAGCCGAGCTTGTGGCTCTCGGCGCTCGCGGTGGCCCCCACCCTCCTCGTCCCCCCTCTTAtaccaccccctccccccctgGCCATTGCCGGTAGCGCAGACGCAGAGCAGCAGCCCAGATTGCCTCCTCGCAGACCTGCAGGGACTCGCGATCTGTCTCGTTCTTtgctagcagcagcagcaggaggaggacgagagcaCGAGCAAGAAGACGAGACCTTTTGGAGCAAGAAGAGATGGGTGAgtgcagaggaggaggaggaggaggaggggactGCCTGATCAAGCTGTTCGGGAAGACGATCCCCGTGCCGGAGGCCGGCGACGCGTGCGCCAAGGTTGGTTGCCGTGGTTTACCTGATTCGATTCCGTCTCTCCGTGTTTCCACGTTGTGTTCTTTCGCTAGGAGCGGCGAATTCGATTTGTTCCGCGGGTATGAGAAGTTTCCAGGTGATTCGGTTGTCGCTGGGGGAGTTCTTTGCTTGACACGGGTCTCTGGAATTAGAGGGTGTTTTCTTTCGGAGAAATTTTTCTGGATCGAAGGTGCAATTCGATTCGAGTGTCACAGCCTGGAAGATGTCATTTTTTATTGTAACATGTTGCTGCTCTCTGAAATAGTGCAGGTTTTCGTGCTTAATTTCAGTATCATTAAGTTAGAAGTTCTTCAAACAAAAGTAGTGTTGAGtgattgaaaaaaattgaaagaacTATACTCTCCCCCCCCACCCCTAAAATCCTTTGAAAGATAGCATCCTTCATGGGTAATAATAAATTTTAACACAAATTTGGATTTCAAAGAATTCTAATAGACTTATCCACTGGCTTCCTGGAGGCTGGAGCTTTGCTAAACCATTTCCTTCTTAAGCTCTAGAAAAGCAACCTCTTACCAACAGGTAGAGCTCAGTAACAGAAACAATACCAAATAAAGCAACAATATCTCATACAGAGTTGAACTAGTGCTATAACAAACACTTACAAACAAAATTGCACTAGTTGAAAACTTAAGTGCTACTCCAAACAAGATAAGAAAATAAAGCAGCTgtgttctttcctcttcttccaTTTTATAAACACAGCAACCATTAGATCTGTATCGTTCTACTTAAGGCAAAGGAAGTTGCAATTTTACAACTGCTTTCCAAGAATTACAGTAAATTCTAGGAACTGATCAAGAGATTTCTCTGTTTCATTCCAGGATCTTCAGCACAGTGGCAGGAGCAGCTCGACTGAATCCGATGACCAGGAGAACACGCACCAGGACACCTTGGACCTGTCCCCGCAGCCGGAGGTCGTGGATGCCGAGGACCCCAAGAGCTCGCCGGAGCCACAGCAGCAGCTCGGCTGCGACGCGGCCAGCCAGAGGGAGAAGCTGAAGAAGCCCGACAAGGTGCTGCCGTGCCCCCGGTGCAACAGCATGGACACCAAGTTCTGCTACTTCAACAACTACAACGTCAACCAGCCGCGCCACTTCTGCAAAAACTGCCAGCGGTACTGGACCTCCGGCGGCGCCATGCGGAACGTGCCCGTGGGGGCCGGCCGGCGCAAGAACAAgaacgccgtcgccgcctcccACTTCCTCCAGAGGGTCCGAGCCGCGCTGCCCGCCGGCGACCCGCTCAAGACCAATGGCACGGTGCTCAGCTTCGGCCACAGCGCGCCTCCTACCCTGGACCTTGCCGAGCAGGCGAACCACCTGAAGGAGAAACTGCTCATCCCGATCAGAAACACCGGGAACCCTTCGGTGGATCCTTGCAGCGAAGGATCGAGCAACAGGGACGACAAGGACCAGGGTTGCATCAGGGAGAAGCTTACTGTAGAGAAACCTGCAAATGGAGTGCAGTATCCAGCAAGCATGAACGGGCCAACCGTGTGGCCATACAGCTGTGCACCATCTCCGGCATATTACTCCTCGGGCATTGCAATTCCGATATACCCGGCTGCGCCGGGTTACTGGGGTTGCATGGTTCCCGGAGCTTGGAGCCTTCCATGGCCGGTGCAGTCCCCGACACAAGGCCTCTCGTCACCCACCAGTGCTCATTCAGTCTCCTCGGGGCCTGACTCCCTCACACTAGGCAAGCACCCCAGGGAGGGAGACGACGGAAGAGGCCATGGAAGTGGCAAGGTGTGGGCGCCAAAGACAATCCGGATAGACGACGCCGACGAGGTGGCCAGGAGCTCAATCTGGTCCCTGATCGGGATCAAAGGCGACAGGAAGGATGCACACGCTGGCGGGCACAAGCTTGGGACGGTGTTCGAGCCAAAGCTTGAGACCAAGACGGCGAAACAGGCTATGATCACAAGCTCGCCGCTCCTGCACGTGAACCCTGGCGCGCTCACGCGCTCGGTGACCTTCCAGGAGGGATCTTGAAGGCCATCTGCAGGAATTTTCTCACGCCGCCTGCTGATCTGAGAACTCGAGCTTAGCCTGACAGTACTGAAATTTTTGTAAATCAGAGGATTGTAAAATAGGTATAGGGGGGAAAGGAGTGTTGTGTAACATAGCTACTTGTGGACTTGTAGTTGTAATAAGTAGTAGCATGTAAATAGAATTAGCTATTTGGATTGGAGAAAGATCAGGAGATAAGGTCCCTGGTTGTATATAAATAAGATAAAGATGGAATATATGGCTTGAGGTATTTCATTCTTCATCAGCTTGTCAACAAGGTCTTGCCGtgaattttctctctctctcttttggtaAATACACTAGCCCACTGGATTCATGGTATGTGTAGGATATATTCTAGTATACCTTCCATattctctattttctttttagacCAGGATAGCAGGGGCAGCAGAAAGTCAGAAACAGTATCTGGTTTCTTTGTTGTTTTCTGTGCATCAGTCCTTTTGCATTTTCCTTTCTTTAgttcctttttccccttttggttGAGATAATTGAACCATGAAAGTGGCGCAAAAAGTGGAGGCAGGCATGGCCAAAAGAAGGGAAAGTGACATGCAACTGCTTGTCCAATCGCCCCACTGACCTTAAAAGCGAAAGCTGAATATTTAGCTCCTTTACATACTGCCAGCTCAGTCCTGCAAATAgtccaaatcaattaaaaaaaggatacggaaaagaaaagaggaaataGAGAAATAAAAGATCTAGTCATAGATCTATGATTGGGATGGGGAGAGGCAAGAGACAGATTGGAGAGGGACATATGAACATAAGTTTTGTTTAGTATCCTGAATTGGTCAATTGGGGTACTGATAACCTCATGAGTAAACAGATAATACGATTGGAAGTCATCCAAGAATTTTCTTTAGTAGCATTATATAAGGAATCCAGAAAGTTTCTTTTACAATATAATAATtttaatgagaaaaaaaatacacgtGTTGTAGACTGAAACGACCATACACGTGTGCTATAGACGGAAGTTTCCTTTCAGAACAATCGGGGAAAAAAAACCGTGATTCAATTTCCTATTTGTTAAGTAGCCACCCAGCTTTGAAATACTTCAGAAGATGAATAATTACCAACATTCATACTGCCTTTTTGGCCGTTGACGTTTGGGTGGTGCATCTCCACTTACACTATTGTCAACCAAAATTACAGAGGATTATATTTCACCTAAACTCCGACCCCTAAAGTCCATCCAAATGTCATTTTGTCAACCTAGTGATCAGCAGATTCAGAACCAAATTCTAAAAAGTAATGAGTGGTAGCTAGACTGGCCACACTACCGCTGAAGTGCTGAACACTCAATGACTAGACAGGAGGGGTATGCTTACACCTAAGTACCACTTAGAACATCTCTAAGAGTCTCTTTAAAACTCATTCCTTATATCTTCATAAAGAGAGTCTTCCTAATAATATTTTCTTCCTAAATCTCCTTCCACTCTAACAAACTTTTGATACCCTCATTCCTTATATTTCCTCTTATATGTCACCGACAAATAGACCCCGTCCATCATCTCTACCTTTCCTCTTTccctctccccctttcctcttcACAAGCAAACAGAGAGCATGCTTGGATCCTTTGCTGGGCTTGCCTTGCCTCACCTCGCCTCGCTCAGCAAAGCAAGCGAGTTTTCATTCGTCCGTTTGGTTGGCCTGCCCTTCTCTTtcctccccttcttcttccaACCTGTGAGGGGAGTCCATGGAGAGTCCAATATGGCAGAAAAGAGCATGATTCGGGCTAGTAGGAGCTCAATTCAAGGAGTGGAGGTCGATTTATGCGAGTGGAGATCAATTTGGCACTGGTCCGAGGTCACTGCTTCTGTGCATGAGCTGTGGGGTCCGGGCGTGCGGCAATGGTGAAGCAGGACGGCACTACACAAACAGATGTTACTTCAGCTGATCGATTTGTGGCATGTGATCTCATTTTTGGCTGTGCGTGGGTTCGATTTGCAATGTGGGGGCTCAATTTTGATGGTGAGCAGCCCGATTTGGAGGCATGTGGCTTGATTGGCAACCTGGACGCTCGATTTGGTGTTGATAGGAGAAAACGGGAGCAACATTGCAGCAGGAGGCAACATGAGAAGAGAGAGCAAGCAGACGTTGGGTGGCAAGAAGGATGGCAGCGACAAGCAGTCCCTCTCGTGTAGCGAGGCGCCGTCTATCGCATCGGTGTCTTTTTCCTCCTTGGACGACACGCTGGCACGGTCCTCTATTCTGTGGTCCGTGCTGGTCCTCGCGGAGTTTCCGCTGCGGGAGATGGAGGCCGTGCTCCGGCGGCTCGGCCACGGGGATCCCTCCGATGATGAGCTCGATGCCCTGACCGCCATGGTCGCGCAGCAGGCGCGGATGAACGCTATTGGGGACAAGGTGCTCCAGGCAAGGCGGGTGGGTGGGGACGAGGTCGGATAGGGAGCGAGAGATGTTCGCTAGAAGTAGCGAGGTTGGAGGGCTATTTTGGAGCTTAGTAAAGTATTGGAAGCTGTTAGAGtggtttttttaattaaattcttAAAATATAGCTATTAGAAGTTGGATAGGGCTTCTCTTAAAGATGCTCTTAAACAGCCTTTTGGGATATCGATTAGTGCTCGTGCATACATATTGCAACCACAACTCAGACAAATATACGATCATAAGATAAACTTTCAATTGCAACCACAACTCAGACAAACATATGAtcacaaaataaacttttaAAAG is a genomic window of Phragmites australis chromosome 24, lpPhrAust1.1, whole genome shotgun sequence containing:
- the LOC133907614 gene encoding cyclic dof factor 1-like, whose product is MGECRGGGGGGGDCLIKLFGKTIPVPEAGDACAKDLQHSGRSSSTESDDQENTHQDTLDLSPQPEVVDAEDPKSSPEPQQQLGCDAASQREKLKKPDKVLPCPRCNSMDTKFCYFNNYNVNQPRHFCKNCQRYWTSGGAMRNVPVGAGRRKNKNAVAASHFLQRVRAALPAGDPLKTNGTVLSFGHSAPPTLDLAEQANHLKEKLLIPIRNTGNPSVDPCSEGSSNRDDKDQGCIREKLTVEKPANGVQYPASMNGPTVWPYSCAPSPAYYSSGIAIPIYPAAPGYWGCMVPGAWSLPWPVQSPTQGLSSPTSAHSVSSGPDSLTLGKHPREGDDGRGHGSGKVWAPKTIRIDDADEVARSSIWSLIGIKGDRKDAHAGGHKLGTVFEPKLETKTAKQAMITSSPLLHVNPGALTRSVTFQEGS